One window of the Podospora pseudocomata strain CBS 415.72m chromosome 7, whole genome shotgun sequence genome contains the following:
- a CDS encoding hypothetical protein (EggNog:ENOG503P0GC; COG:S), with protein sequence MKLAQSSGKALVCLGLLAGFAAAGGLGPAKRDEVTPSTTVTPTRTLTEAGSETTRSIAPSGSPVIGTLNPSSTLPPSAKSTVDPASLFNTSALDAPLPDDQLPLQPVITPGWAVSGAIMLITGFVYAIVGIKTKWLHTFFSTAYLASLGTTALILYVMVPPVSDAVQGAYVVAAVCTGAVLGGLAIVFKELTECLAGLLGGFCLSMWLLTLQPGGLVPSTVGKVLFIASFTFSGFGVYFVPWTQIRAYALIACISFSGATLTVLGIDCFTRAGLKEFWAYIWALNDKLFPLGANTYPLTRGIRVELAVTILIFLAGIVSQLRLWRLIKDRRSKREEEIAEGERNLRIEEEIIGRQVEEMTARELRRWERIYGENTPTHQASDSALGDMDDEKRIRHSSATLAYSRRTKSPTDTDGIVAAEVYVDPLADPTPSEKADMNETVIARDVGDGRRFTVRISEDELRGRSTPEVTSSHTHDGHMRRESYIMMNSRRSSQRNSQRNSLHTPEVPILSLPFPLSNAKSEEGRSSFAATCADEEGRENVPGPRIRNSTAEKLAERLSSGSAKLLRGLSRRSAHSKRGIIEGVGESAEELAVESVQNRDDLDSLAAVLDDLSSLGEVSATPSPTTDVKMELPAWKSKPQSADSSTPGAKRTEAAVPEMKQEEETSLSSGEVGDMIPEIPTRLSDVDVLAIAESRLAKSSPALEQGGFVPEEKNPAPLPQFQADFEVEKKMDPDEDSSRADPVGSPKHDEDGAKDGDDAAVRGESLDSVAASLTRGNLPPALSRVALCYRTNEWAKHLSVAEIPDPDELQQEIVAAQDGSDEEPAPLDIVDLQQTAENATIPPYAPRSASAMSNYTGQPVSRSSSRTSFSAYPDSNASAIQPGSSPDLQQGKLNSPYRSSSMTGVMLKGRNSRLIAEPIAEEGDHEPTEHVSTSFPSDTTWTMPNTNSASAFPHGLLSSTSVPNMTRISQQSLYSPPTLMGVRETLLRNKASGSIYAQTAEPIPYGIPTFPVARPSSEHESLHSHSAPNNVPSDCSSPAVGVDLDDLPLSQRRALIRQSSMSMQPQQALIRQRSGLRSPTPPATSHPSPCATTESTTFDSYQPLRHSTVPTEAVRQAQLANFRNSVQADLRANARPKTLARHRSVGGDGFHHGPPLSGGLLNLGSTTSMTSLKGAFQSVGDRHSGNTPGSSVEAQRNIDIQRGVMMEQKEAEAARLESTRLEREGRQREFEERMRRDRGMLEAHRDAMRRIQRGVRDV encoded by the exons ATGAAGCTTGCACAGAGCTCTGGAAAAGCTCTAGTTTGTCTGGGGCTTCTGGCTGGCTTCGCTGCTGCGGGTGGTCTCGGGCCAGCAAAGCGAGACGAAGTGACCCCCTCGACAACGGTCACGCCGACTCGGACGTTGACAGAGGCCGGATCGGAAACGACAAGGTCAATCGCCCCCTCTGGCTCTCCGGTCATTGGTACTCTAAATCCCTCGTCCACATTGCCGCCTTCTGCCAAATCAACTGTTGATCCGGCCTCTCTGTTCAACACCAGCGCCCTCGATG CTCCGCTTCCAGATGACCAGCTTCCCCTACAGCCTGTCATCACCCCCGGATGGGCTGTTTCCGGTGCCATTATGCTCATCACCGGCTTCGTCTATGCTATCGTGGGGATCAAGACAAAATGGCTACATACCTTTTTCTCAACCGCCTACCTGGCAAGTTTAGGGACAACAGCGCTGATCTTGTACGTCATGGTGCCACCAGTCAGTGACGCTGTCCAAGGAGCATACGTGGTAGCAGCTGTCTGCACCGGAGCTGTTCTAGGTGGCCTTGCCATCGTTTTTAAGGAACTCACCGAGTGTCTGGCCGGTCTTCTGGGCGGCTTTTGTCTCAGCATGTGGTTGCTGACTCTTCAGCCCGGTGGACTTGTCCCATCAACTGTTGGCAAGGTTTTGTTCATTGCCTCGTTCACCTTTTCAGGCTTTGGGGTGTACTTTGTGCCATGGACTCAGATTCGGGCATATGCACTTATCGCATGTATTTCCTTCTCAGGGGCCACCCTGACTGTTCTCGGAATCGATTGCTTCACTCGCGCTGGTCTCAAGGAGTTTTGGGCGTACATTTGGGCACTCAACGACAAGCTGTTCCCCCTTGGCGCGAATACCTACCCACTCACACGCGGCATTCGGGTTGAACTCGCTGTCACAATactcatcttcctcgccggcaTTGTTTCTCAGCTCAGGCTCTGGCGTCTCATCAAAGACCGTCGAAGCAAAcgtgaggaggagattgccgAAGGAGAGCGGAACCTTCGTATCGAAGAGGAGATCATCGGCCGCCAAGTTGAGGAGATGACGGCTCGCGAGCTCCGTCGCTGGGAGCGTATCTATGGCGAGAACACCCCGACCCACCAGGCCTCCGACTCGGCATTGGGCGATATGGATGACGAGAAGCGAATTCGTCACAGCTCTGCCACTCTGGCCTACTCGAGACGCACCAAGTCCCCGACTGATACTGATGGGATTGTAGCGGCCGAGGTTTATGTCGACCCTCTGGCGGACCCTACGCCCTCGGAGAAGGCCGACATGAATGAGACTGTTATCGCCAGAGACGTCGGCGATGGGAGAAGATTCACGGTCAGGATTAGTGAGGACGAGCTTCGCGGGCGCTCGACCCCTGAGGTTACCTCTTCGCACACTCACGATGGTCATATGAGGCGCGAGAGTTATATCATGATGAATTCCAGACGCAGCTCACAACGTAACTCTCAACGAAACTCGCTTCACACCCCTGAGGTTCCCATTCTCAGTCTGCCTTTCCCGCTGTCTAATGCCAAAAGCGAGGAGGGTCGTTCCTCGTTTGCTGCAACCTGTGCCGACGAGGAAGGCCGGGAGAACGTGCCTGGACCTCGGATTAGAAATTCAACGGCGGAAAAGCTTGCCGAGAGACTGTCAAGTGGTTCGGCCAAGCTGCTTAGGGGCCTTTCCCGGCGGTCTGCCCACAGCAAGCGTGGGATCATCGAGGGAGTGGGCGAAAGCGCAGAAGAGTTGGCTGTCGAGTCTGTCCAAAATAGGGACGACCTCGACTCTCTTGCTGCGGTTTTGGACGACTTGAGCTCTCTGGGAGAAGTCTCGGCgacaccatcgccaactACTGATGTGAAAATGGAACTGCCCGCCTGGAAATCAAAACCCCAGTCGGCCGACTCTAGTACGCCGGGAGCCAAAAGGACAGAGGCGGCAGTCCCTGAGATGaaacaagaggaggaaacGTCGCTGAGCtctggggaggttggtgatatGATTCCTGAGATACCCACAAGGCTCTCCGACGTGGACGTACTTGCTATTGCCGAGTCACGCTTGGCCAAGTCCTCGCCGGCTCTTGAACAAGGAGGCTTTGTTCCTGAAGAAAAGAATCCTGCACCCTTACCGCAATTCCAGGCCGACTTCGAggtcgagaagaagatggatcCTGACGAGGACAGTTCGCGGGCGGACCCTGTGGGAAGCCCCAAGCATGATGAGGACGGTGCAaaagatggggatgatgCTGCGGTCAGAGGGGAATCATTGGATTCCGTTGCCGCCAGTCTGACGAGAGGGAATCTTCCACCAGCCTTGTCCCGAGTAGCATTGTGTTATCGTACAAATGAGTGGGCGAAACACCTGAGTGTGGCTGAGATCCCTGACCCAGATGAGCTCCAGCAAGAGATCGTTGCAGCACAAGACGGCTCAGACGAAGAACCGGCGCCCCTTGACATTGTCGACCTTCAGCAAACAGCCGAGAATGCGACCATTCCTCCATACGCCCCTCGATCGGCTAGCGCCATGTCAAACTACACAGGCCAACCTGTCAGCAGGAGCAGTTCCAGGACATCGTTCTCGGCGTATCCAGATTCGAATGCCTCTGCTATCCAGCCTGGCTCTTCGCCTGACTTGCAGCAAGGAAAGTTGAACAGTCCCTATCGCTCCTCTTCCATGACGGGCGTGATGCTCAAGGGGCGAAATTCGAGACTTATCGCCGAGCCCATCGCGGAAGAGGGCGATCATGAGCCAACTGAACACGTTTCAACCTCTTTTCCCTCAGATACAACCTGGACCATGCCGAACACAAACTCGGCATCTGCGTTCCCTCATGGGCTGTTGTCTTCAACCTCGGTCCCGAACATGACACGGATCAGCCAACAATCCTTGTACTCTCCGCCTACTCTCATGGGTGTGCGCGAGACGCTCCTCCGCAATAAAGCGTCTGGGTCAATCTACGCTCAGACTGCTGAACCAATTCCCTACGGAATACCAACCTTTCCTGTCGCAAGGCCTTCCTCTGAACACGAGAGTCTGCACAGCCACTCTGCACCTAACAATGTCCCTAGCGATTGCTCCAGCCCAGCAGTCGGCGTCGACCTCGATGACCTGCCACTATCCCAACGCCGTGCGTTGATCCGACAGAGCAGTATGTCTATGCAGCCCCAGCAGGCGCTTATACGCCAGCGTTCAGGGCTGCGAAGTCCTACGCCACCTGCTACCTCTCACCCTTCCCCATGCGCAACAACAGAGTCTACCACTTTCGACTCATACCAGCCTCTCCGTCATAGCACAGTACCCACCGAAGCTGTTCGCCAGGCGCAGCTCGCCAACTTCCGCAACAGCGTCCAAGCTGACCTCCGGGCCAACGCACGGCCAAAGACGTTGGCCCGACACAGGTCTGTcggaggtgatggcttcCACCACGGCCCGCCTCTTTCGGGGGGGTTGCTTAATTTAGGAAGTACCACCTCCATGACCAGTCTcaagggtgctttccaatCCGTAGGAGATCGGCACAGTGGAAACACCCCTGGGAGTAGTGTTGAAGCCCAGAGGAACATTGACATTCAACgcggggtgatgatggagcaaaaggaggccgaggcggcgaggcTGGAGAGCACGaggctggagagggaggggaggcagagggagtttgaggagcggatgaggagggatcGGGGGATGTTGGAGGCGCACCGGGATGCCATGAGGAGGATACAGAGGGGTGTGAGGGATGTTTGA
- a CDS encoding hypothetical protein (EggNog:ENOG503P374), which translates to MSLLHGGCQCGRNIYIVQFPKQETPSSSTGSQAARLLFNQRHPLTPLLRVPLSSYRSLTLPVLPDESHSLIHRSYTPPNAPNTLHTFCGYCGTPLSYHTSSPEGEGEYIQVTVNSLWESDLGKIDNLTGTSPGDSDAEEEGKGQTGIDGLEVKRGSDWFEGLVEGSRLGRLRRREMRRVVREERGARGVRRVEYEISEWVDGEELEGETEGEGGRKRKFELAEGGGGREMGS; encoded by the exons AtgtccctcctccacggcgGTTGCCAATGCGGTCGGAATATCTACATTGTGCAATTCCCCAAACAAGAAACACCGTCTTCTTCGACGGGTAGTCAAGCTGCTCGTCTGCTGTTTAATCAAC gccaccccctcacccccctcctccgcgtCCCCCTCTCGTCCTACcgctccctcaccctccccgtcctcccaGACGAGTCCCACTCGTTGATTCACCGGTCTTATACACCCCCCAACGCACCGAATACTCTGCATACGTTTTGCGGGTACTGCGGGACGCCGCTGTCGTATCACACTTCGAGtcctgagggggagggggagtatATACAAGTTACTGTCAACTCCCTCTGGGAGAGCGATTTGGGCAAGATTGATAACCTGACTGGTACGTCGCCTGGTGATAGtgatgctgaggaggagggaaagggacaAACGGGgattgatgggttggaggtgaaAAGGGGGAGTGATTggtttgaggggttggtggaggggagtagattggggaggttgaggagacgggagatgaggagggttgtgagggaagagaggggagCCCGGGGGGTTAGAAGGGTTGAGTATGAGATTAGCGAgtgggttgatggggaggagctggagggggagactgagggggaaggggggaggaagaggaagtttgagttggcggaggggggtggtgggagggagatgggcagttga
- a CDS encoding hypothetical protein (EggNog:ENOG503P2FD; COG:S), with protein MRQPPPDRPSTQTRSPFRTRGTPFHRPLQRISPARLWNPTNSTPRTPTSSDGTARRRRAPSSPPPPPVPLTVTSATAEEPSRAAAGEHPLLQSPEQRPRQSISNRISLHLERNAGAEQRISLPPSVRATPSPSPVEACHPGPSFLRQQPPSQHLFSVSEFRKTRSRGQSISSRLRVPFGLSFDQSTAKHQRGDSKGKGKGKEVMAPPPLPSQPDNNVGAGDRYSCDLERGPDVANPRLSMASRMSGIGSEMSSDSSIMGDPDEQPDNGEEWGPQHPCYPHLNPHVPIDSPEYTTTRIIRIRRDWLLEGDLAPTFSNLYPDILDPAGVSEQEFRRVIEKLNSELVPAFSAYNWRNILDGVLGLATGWLWDDFGLTGVKSRLKGLEKWIEEWNKEMEKTVRADHPGDEGGNVIPPKIVPLRRTGYMSLDIQIPDPEIAPASPTMSGASGGEGDGQPQVPDLTVPPPALTA; from the exons ATGCGTCAACCGCCGCCCGACCGACCCAGCACACAAACACGA TCCCCATTCCGGACCCGCGGTACCCCTTTCCACCGACCACTCCAACGAATTTCGCCCGCCCGTCTGTGGAACCCCACCAACTCGACCCCGAGaacaccaacctcttccGACGGCACTGCTCGCAGACGCCGTGCTCcgtcttcacctcctcctccgcccgtCCCGCTGACAGTTACCTCTGCCACTGCCGAGGAGCCCAGCAGGGCCGCCGCTGGTGAGCACCCACTTTTACAGAGTCCCGAACAGCGACCGCGTCAATCCATCTCAAACCGGATCAGTCTTCACCTCGAACGCAACGCCGGCGCCGAGCAGCGCATCAGCCTTCCGCCATCGGTTCGCGCCAcaccttcaccctcgccggTCGAGGCTTGCCATCCAGGGCCATCCTTTTTGCGGCAACAGCCCCCATCCCAGCACCTCTTCTCCGTGTCCGAATTCCGAAAAACCAGAAGCCGCGGCCAGAGCATCTCGTCACGTCTTCGAGTACCATTCGGTCTCAGTTTTGATCAATCGACAGCGAAACACCAGAGGGGAGACagcaaaggaaaagggaaaggcAAAGAAGTCAtggcgccaccaccattaCCGTCCCAGCCGGACAACAATGTCGGCGCAGGAGATCGTTACTCCTGCGACCTGGAACGTGGGCCGGACGTGGCCAACCCCCGTCTGTCCATGGCCTCCCGCATGTCAGGCATCGGCTCCGAAATGTCATCTGACTCCTCCATCATGGGCGACCCAGATGAGCAACCTGACAATGGCGAGGAATGGGGCCCCCAACATCCCTGCTACCCACATCTGAACCCTCACGTACCGATAGACTCGCCAGAATATACCACCACACGTATAATCCGCATCCGTAGGGACTGGCTGTTGGAAGGTGACCTCGCCCCGACGTTCTCCAACCTCTACCCGGACATCTTGGACCCAGCAGGAGTAAGCGAGCAGGAATTTAGGAGAGTAATAGAAAAACTCAACAGCGAGCTCGTGCCGGCTTTTAGCGCGTACAACTGGAGGAACATTTTGGACGGTGTACTCGGTTTGGCGACGGGATGGTTGTGGGATGACTTTGGACTTACGGGGGTGAAGAGCAGgctgaaggggttggagaagtggATTGAAGAGTGGAAtaaggagatggagaagacggTGAGGGCGGATCACcctggggatgagggggggaATGTGATCCCGCCCAAGATTgtgccgttgaggaggacggggtACATGAGT CTTGATATTCAAATCCCCGATCCAGAAATCGCCCCGGCGTCGCCTACCATGTCTGGGGCCTCGGGCGGTGAAGGTGATGGGCAACCGCAAGTACCAGACTTGAcggttcctcctcctgctttgACTGCttag
- a CDS encoding hypothetical protein (EggNog:ENOG503NYFB; CAZy:GH1; COG:G) translates to MSLPSDFLWGFATAAYQIEGSADVDGRGPSIWDTFCAIPGKIADGSSGAVACDSYKRTKEDIDLLKSLGAKAYRFSISWSRVIPLGGRNDPVNQKGLDHYVKFVDDLLEAGITPFITLFHWDLPDALDKRYGGFLNKEEFTADFENYARVLFKAIPKCKHWITFNEPWCTSILGYNSGYFAPGHTSDRTRSAVGDSARECWIVGHNILIAHGKAVKVYREEFKPVNGGEIGITLNGDAVLPWDPEDPADVEACDRKIEFAISWFADPIYFGKYPDSMLKQLGDRLPTFTPEEVALVKGSNDFYGMNHYTANYIKHKTGTPPDDDFLGNLETLFYSKSGECIGPETQSFWLRPHAQGFRDLLNWLSKRYGYPKIYVTENGTSLKGENDMSLEQIVEDDFRVKYFDDYVHAMAKAFSEDGVNVRGYLAWSLMDNFEWAEGYETRFGVTYVDYENDQKRYPKKSAKAMKPLFESLIKKE, encoded by the exons ATGTCTCTTCCCAGTGATTTCCTGTGGGGTTTCGCTACCGCTGC GTACCAGATCGAGGGTTCCGCTGATGTCGATGGCCGTGGCCCCTCCATTTGGGACACCTTCTGTGCCATCCCCGGCAAGATCGCTGATGGCAGCTCCGGTGCCGTCGCTTGTGACTCGTACAAGCGCACCAAGGAGGACATTGACCTCCTGAAGTCGTTGGGCGCCAAGGCCTACCGCTTCTCCATTTCCTGGTCCCGCGTCATCCCCCTCGGTGGCCGCAACGACCCCGTCAACCAGAAGGGTCTTGACCACTACGTCAAGTTCGTCGACGACCTCCTCGAGGCCGGCATCACCCCattcatcaccctcttccactGGGATCTCCCCGACGCCCTCGACAAGCGCTACGGCGGCTTCCTCAACAAGGAGGAGTTCACCGCCGACTTTGAGAACTACGCCCGCGTCCTCTTCAAGGCCATCCCCAAGTGCAAGCACTGGATCACCTTCAACGAGCCCTGGTGCACCTCCATCCTCGGCTACAACTCTGGCTACTTCGCCCCCGGCCACACCTCTGACCGCACCCGCTCCGCCGTCGGCGACAGCGCCCGCGAGTGCTGGATCGTCGGccacaacatcctcatcgcccacGGCAAGGCCGTCAAGGTCTACCGCGAGGAGTTCAAGCCCGTCAACGGCGGCGAGATCGGCATCACGCTGAACGGCGACGCCGTCCTCCCCTGGGACCCCGAGGACCCCGCCGACGTCGAGGCCTGCGACCGCAAGATCGAGTTCGCCATCTCGTGGTTTGCCGACCCCATCTACTTTGGCAAGTACCCCGACTCGATGCTCAAGCAGCTCGGCGACCGCCTCCCCACTTTCACTCCTGAGGAGGTTGCGCTCGTCAAGGGCTCCAACGACTTTTATGGCATGAACCACTACACGGCCAACTACATCAAGCACAAGACCGGCACTCCTCCCGACGACGActtcctcggcaacctcgaGACGCTCTTCTACTCCAAGAGCGGCGAGTGCATCGGTCCCGAGACGCAGTCCTTCTGGCTCCGCCCCCACGCCCAGGGTTTCCGGGACTTGCTCAACTGGCTGAGCAAGAGGTACGGCTACCCCAAGATCTACGTCACCGAGAACGGCACCTCGCTCAAGGGCGAGAACGACATGAGCCTGGAGCAGATTGTCGAGGACGACTTTAGAGTCAAGTACTTTGACGACTATGTCCACGCCATGGCCAAGGCCTTCTCCGAGGATGGCGTCAACGTCCGGGGTTACCTGGCCTGGTCGCTGATGGACAACTTTGAGTGGGCTGAGGGGTACGAGACGAGGTTTGGTGTGACGTATGTCGACTATGAGAATGATCAGAAGAGATACCCCAAGAAGAGCGCCAAGGCGATGAAGCCGCTGTTTGAGAGCTTGATTAAGAAGGAGTAA
- a CDS encoding hypothetical protein (EggNog:ENOG503NZT3), whose translation MPSPTSLQFSRSSTVGSCSVYSCHHYDFSNRFLKKIYYLVVVPFCYMRLASIIPPIATSRPPAEPRHWTSLPSHQGKHFFHIPVMNHRLRLTTSLDSCPGPSSQGISTALETMHEESESVHSGHRSPMSGGTAPSAFEDDRGRRRSSTFSVYSLNEAGRGLHDEILDPGPFIHRSEVSWGATLPLVFALLPALVGLVFKNGSSVITDLILLGLAAVFLHWSVTVPWKWYHASQQVREEEGSVVESAFPDDSGSDDAVSPRQQNPGPDEQQPSQPDPQTSKMDRRAKTASQALTLLGLLECAALLACFVAPGLAAWMLHHGRNLLSRGSEGLVSNFNLVIFFIAAEISPVSHFMKLIQAQTLHLQRLVHSNSNPYRQEKVTMNQWRELIARLDELETRGLTNAPSPVEANTRRVHASLVREVRNQIQPDIDALNRAVRRYEKKARVLAVHTEGRLRDLRQRVDDAISLSAVVAGRGRKGTEWDLVGWCLGGAVWVLMLPVREVIRGLAKVLAGVGWLMGIKEEGGDEVMRGKKKGEMDGSEVKGKGMERETRRSGSTSGSGASGGNGEMDGSVVKGKGVEKWMSGGRSGSGSGASGGKGYLGRRM comes from the coding sequence ATGCCGTCACCCACCTCTCTCCAATTCTCTCGAAGCTCAACTGTTGGTTCTTGTTCTGTTTATTCCTGTCACCATTATGACTTTTCCAACCGCTTTTTGAAAAAGATTTAttatcttgttgttgttccgTTCTGTTACATGCGTCTTGCCAGTATAATACCACCCATCGCTACGTCACGCCCTCCAGCTGAACCGAGACACTGGACATCCCTGCCATCACATCAAGGGAAACATTTCTTCCATATCCCAGTCATGAATCATCGCCTCAGACTCACGACCTCGTTGGACTCATGCCCTGGTCCAAGTTCCCAGGGCATATCAACGGCCCTGGAAACCATGCACGAGGAGTCGGAGTCTGTCCACTCCGGGCACCGCTCACCAATGTCCGGTGGTACCGCCCCCAGCGCTTTCGAGGACGACCGCGGCCGACGTCGAAGCTCCACTTTCTCAGTGTACAGCTTGAACGAAGCTGGGCGTGGCCTTCACGATGAGATTCTCGATCCAGGGCCGTTTATACACCGAAGCGAGGTATCATGGGGAGCGACACTTCCCTTGGTAtttgccctcctcccggcACTGGTCGGGCTAGTCTTCAAAAACGGCAGCTCGGTTATCACCGACCTCATTTTGTTGGGGCTGGCGGCCGTGTTTTTGCACTGGTCGGTAACGGTGCCGTGGAAGTGGTATCATGCGTCACAGCAGGttcgggaggaggaggggtcggtTGTGGAGAGTGCTTTTCCGGACGACAGCGGGAGCGATGATGCTGTCAGCCCTCGGCAACAGAACCCCGGGCCGGATGAACAACAGCCATCACAGCCAGATCCCCAGACCAGCAAGATGGACCGCCGCGCCAAAACCGCCAGCCAAGCCCTCACGCTGCTCGGTCTTCTGGAGTGTGCCGCTTTGTTGGCTTGCTTTGTCGCCCCCGGGTTGGCGGCTTGGATGCTCCACCACGGCCGGAACCTTTTGTCGCGAGGctcggaggggttggtgtcaAACTTTAACCTTGTCATCTTTTTTATTGCGGCGGAGATATCGCCCGTGTCACACTTTATGAAGCTTATCCAGGCCCAGACGCTCCACCTCCAGAGACTGGTCCACAGCAACTCCAACCCCTACCGGCAGGAAAAAGTCACGATGAATCAATGGAGGGAGTTGATTGCGAGGTTGGATGAACTCGAAACACGGGGACTGACCAATGCTCCGTCACCAGTGGAGGCAAACACGAGGCGGGTGCATGCCAGTCTTGtcagggaggtgaggaatCAGATACAGCCTGATATTGATGCGTTGAATAGAGCGGTTAGGAGGTATGAGAAGAAGGCTAGGGTCCTGGCGGTGCACacggaggggaggttgagggattTGAGGCagagggtggatgatgcTATTAGCCTGAgtgctgttgttgcggggagggggcggaagGGGACGGAGTGGGatttggtggggtggtgtttggggggggcGGTTTGGGTTTTGATGTTGCCTGTCAGGGAGGTGATTAGGGGGTTGGCAAAGGTGTTGGCGGGtgtggggtggttgatggggattaaggaggaagggggggatgaagtcatgagggggaagaagaagggggagatggatggatcGGAGGtaaaagggaaagggatggagagggagacgaggaggagcgggagtACAAGTGGGAGTGGTGCTAGTGGGGGGAATGGCGAGATGGATGGATCAGTGGtaaaagggaaaggggtggaGAAGTGGATGAGTGGTGGTAGGAGTGGAAGCGGGAGTGGTGCCagtggggggaaggggtatcTTGGACGGAGGATGTGA